One stretch of Euphorbia lathyris chromosome 7, ddEupLath1.1, whole genome shotgun sequence DNA includes these proteins:
- the LOC136200790 gene encoding uncharacterized protein isoform X5 translates to MASGSHVYKLQISMEDFSVSKGKESLLIPVQTEVMDSSVVNRCPHRSEIQSIVLCETESPGYLVLGSVDCYGHLIVSKLDSNGKDRIEVRNLGSHTVNISSFVYLQDIDRLTYSVLPRDSGVGEGSWAGLCFSPRQWSMAAVARNFCKTIDVYDQDIHLRTLNTLWYPSSLSFLQNSCHGDESSILAIAEGCQLTIWDLRMKENGGCLQRICGSLGDNFYAVCSSSTGNIAVGGADRSVTIYDPRRWAALSRWINCSKYEITGLAFSSLDPKYMYIQGVDYEVFCGNWEKTEKVFSFRGDSNWLGFTKCSNTDVLSGWCDSGSIFVADVSRAKEGESWKV, encoded by the exons ATGGCTTCTGGTTCACACGTCTATAAGCTCCAG ATTTCGATGGAAGATTTTTCTGTTAGTAAAGGGAAAGAAAGCCTCCTTATCCCTGTACAAACAGAG GTCATGgactcttcagtagttaatcgTTGCCCACATCGTTCAGAGATACAAAGTATAGTGCTCTGTGAAACTGAAA GCCCTGGATACTTGGTGTTGGGAAGTGTAGATTGTTATGGTCATCTTATTGTCTCAAAATTAGATAGCAATGGTAAAG ATAGAATTGAAGTTAGGAACTTGGGATCGCACACGGTCAACATCAGCTCTTTTGTTTATTTGCAAG ATATTGATAGGCTCACATATTCAGTATTACCAAGGGACTCAGGTGTAGGAGAAGGTAGCTGGGCAGGGCTCTGTTTCAGTCCAAGACAATGGTCAATG GCAGCAGTAGCTCGTAACTTCTGCAAAACCATTGATGTCTATGATCAAGATATTCACTTACGAACTTTAAACAC ACTCTGGTATCCGTCCTCGTTGAGCTTTTTGCAGAATTCATGCCATGGGGATGAAAGTTCAATTTTAGCCATAGCTGAGGGGTGCCAG TTAACAATATGGGACTTGAGAATGAAAGAAAATGGGGGTTGTCTACAACGAATTTGTGGTTCTCTCGGTGATAATTTCTATGCTGTCTGCAGTTCCTCTACTGGTAATATCGCAGTGGGTGGTGCTGATCGTTCCGTGACCATATATGATCCTCGCAG ATGGGCAGCACTTTCGAGATGGATTAACTGTTCGAAGTATGAG ATAACTGGACTTGCATTTTCATCGTTGGACCCGAAGTACATGTATATTCAAGGGGTCGATTATGAG GTGTTCTGTGGAAATTGGGAAAAGACTGAAAAGGTTTTTTCATTTAGAGGAGATTCAAATTGGCTTGGCTTCACTAAG TGTTCGAACACTGATGTGCTGAGCGGATGGTGTGATTCGGGTAGCATCTTCGTGGCCGATGTTAGCCGCGCAAAAGAGGGAGAATCATGGAAGGTTTAG
- the LOC136200790 gene encoding uncharacterized protein isoform X1 has product MLEARSLRKAIVPSSLIENPSPGNIQPTRLSLHVNEDSSSCWLYMASGSHVYKLQISMEDFSVSKGKESLLIPVQTEVMDSSVVNRCPHRSEIQSIVLCETESPGYLVLGSVDCYGHLIVSKLDSNGKDRIEVRNLGSHTVNISSFVYLQDIDRLTYSVLPRDSGVGEGSWAGLCFSPRQWSMAAVARNFCKTIDVYDQDIHLRTLNTLWYPSSLSFLQNSCHGDESSILAIAEGCQLTIWDLRMKENGGCLQRICGSLGDNFYAVCSSSTGNIAVGGADRSVTIYDPRRWAALSRWINCSKYEITGLAFSSLDPKYMYIQGVDYEVFCGNWEKTEKVFSFRGDSNWLGFTKCSNTDVLSGWCDSGSIFVADVSRAKEGESWKV; this is encoded by the exons ATGTTGGAGGCAAGAAGCCTGAGAAAGGCAATAGTTCCGTCATCTTTGATTGAGAATCCTTCCCCTGGTAATATCCAGCCTACGCGCCTTTCCCTCCAT GTTAATGAGGATTCTTCTTCTTGTTGGCTCTACATGGCTTCTGGTTCACACGTCTATAAGCTCCAG ATTTCGATGGAAGATTTTTCTGTTAGTAAAGGGAAAGAAAGCCTCCTTATCCCTGTACAAACAGAG GTCATGgactcttcagtagttaatcgTTGCCCACATCGTTCAGAGATACAAAGTATAGTGCTCTGTGAAACTGAAA GCCCTGGATACTTGGTGTTGGGAAGTGTAGATTGTTATGGTCATCTTATTGTCTCAAAATTAGATAGCAATGGTAAAG ATAGAATTGAAGTTAGGAACTTGGGATCGCACACGGTCAACATCAGCTCTTTTGTTTATTTGCAAG ATATTGATAGGCTCACATATTCAGTATTACCAAGGGACTCAGGTGTAGGAGAAGGTAGCTGGGCAGGGCTCTGTTTCAGTCCAAGACAATGGTCAATG GCAGCAGTAGCTCGTAACTTCTGCAAAACCATTGATGTCTATGATCAAGATATTCACTTACGAACTTTAAACAC ACTCTGGTATCCGTCCTCGTTGAGCTTTTTGCAGAATTCATGCCATGGGGATGAAAGTTCAATTTTAGCCATAGCTGAGGGGTGCCAG TTAACAATATGGGACTTGAGAATGAAAGAAAATGGGGGTTGTCTACAACGAATTTGTGGTTCTCTCGGTGATAATTTCTATGCTGTCTGCAGTTCCTCTACTGGTAATATCGCAGTGGGTGGTGCTGATCGTTCCGTGACCATATATGATCCTCGCAG ATGGGCAGCACTTTCGAGATGGATTAACTGTTCGAAGTATGAG ATAACTGGACTTGCATTTTCATCGTTGGACCCGAAGTACATGTATATTCAAGGGGTCGATTATGAG GTGTTCTGTGGAAATTGGGAAAAGACTGAAAAGGTTTTTTCATTTAGAGGAGATTCAAATTGGCTTGGCTTCACTAAG TGTTCGAACACTGATGTGCTGAGCGGATGGTGTGATTCGGGTAGCATCTTCGTGGCCGATGTTAGCCGCGCAAAAGAGGGAGAATCATGGAAGGTTTAG
- the LOC136200790 gene encoding uncharacterized protein isoform X2, with protein sequence MLEARSLRKAIVPSSLIENPSPGNIQPTRLSLHVNEDSSSCWLYMASGSHVYKLQISMEDFSVSKGKESLLIPVQTEVMDSSVVNRCPHRSEIQSIVLCETESPGYLVLGSVDCYGHLIVSKLDSNGKDIDRLTYSVLPRDSGVGEGSWAGLCFSPRQWSMAAVARNFCKTIDVYDQDIHLRTLNTLWYPSSLSFLQNSCHGDESSILAIAEGCQLTIWDLRMKENGGCLQRICGSLGDNFYAVCSSSTGNIAVGGADRSVTIYDPRRWAALSRWINCSKYEITGLAFSSLDPKYMYIQGVDYEVFCGNWEKTEKVFSFRGDSNWLGFTKCSNTDVLSGWCDSGSIFVADVSRAKEGESWKV encoded by the exons ATGTTGGAGGCAAGAAGCCTGAGAAAGGCAATAGTTCCGTCATCTTTGATTGAGAATCCTTCCCCTGGTAATATCCAGCCTACGCGCCTTTCCCTCCAT GTTAATGAGGATTCTTCTTCTTGTTGGCTCTACATGGCTTCTGGTTCACACGTCTATAAGCTCCAG ATTTCGATGGAAGATTTTTCTGTTAGTAAAGGGAAAGAAAGCCTCCTTATCCCTGTACAAACAGAG GTCATGgactcttcagtagttaatcgTTGCCCACATCGTTCAGAGATACAAAGTATAGTGCTCTGTGAAACTGAAA GCCCTGGATACTTGGTGTTGGGAAGTGTAGATTGTTATGGTCATCTTATTGTCTCAAAATTAGATAGCAATGGTAAAG ATATTGATAGGCTCACATATTCAGTATTACCAAGGGACTCAGGTGTAGGAGAAGGTAGCTGGGCAGGGCTCTGTTTCAGTCCAAGACAATGGTCAATG GCAGCAGTAGCTCGTAACTTCTGCAAAACCATTGATGTCTATGATCAAGATATTCACTTACGAACTTTAAACAC ACTCTGGTATCCGTCCTCGTTGAGCTTTTTGCAGAATTCATGCCATGGGGATGAAAGTTCAATTTTAGCCATAGCTGAGGGGTGCCAG TTAACAATATGGGACTTGAGAATGAAAGAAAATGGGGGTTGTCTACAACGAATTTGTGGTTCTCTCGGTGATAATTTCTATGCTGTCTGCAGTTCCTCTACTGGTAATATCGCAGTGGGTGGTGCTGATCGTTCCGTGACCATATATGATCCTCGCAG ATGGGCAGCACTTTCGAGATGGATTAACTGTTCGAAGTATGAG ATAACTGGACTTGCATTTTCATCGTTGGACCCGAAGTACATGTATATTCAAGGGGTCGATTATGAG GTGTTCTGTGGAAATTGGGAAAAGACTGAAAAGGTTTTTTCATTTAGAGGAGATTCAAATTGGCTTGGCTTCACTAAG TGTTCGAACACTGATGTGCTGAGCGGATGGTGTGATTCGGGTAGCATCTTCGTGGCCGATGTTAGCCGCGCAAAAGAGGGAGAATCATGGAAGGTTTAG
- the LOC136200790 gene encoding uncharacterized protein isoform X4, translating to MLEARSLRKAIVPSSLIENPSPGNIQPTRLSLHVNEDSSSCWLYMASGSHVYKLQISMEDFSVSKGKESLLIPVQTEVMDSSVVNRCPHRSEIQSIVLCETESPGYLVLGSVDCYGHLIVSKLDSNDIDRLTYSVLPRDSGVGEGSWAGLCFSPRQWSMAAVARNFCKTIDVYDQDIHLRTLNTLWYPSSLSFLQNSCHGDESSILAIAEGCQLTIWDLRMKENGGCLQRICGSLGDNFYAVCSSSTGNIAVGGADRSVTIYDPRRWAALSRWINCSKYEITGLAFSSLDPKYMYIQGVDYEVFCGNWEKTEKVFSFRGDSNWLGFTKCSNTDVLSGWCDSGSIFVADVSRAKEGESWKV from the exons ATGTTGGAGGCAAGAAGCCTGAGAAAGGCAATAGTTCCGTCATCTTTGATTGAGAATCCTTCCCCTGGTAATATCCAGCCTACGCGCCTTTCCCTCCAT GTTAATGAGGATTCTTCTTCTTGTTGGCTCTACATGGCTTCTGGTTCACACGTCTATAAGCTCCAG ATTTCGATGGAAGATTTTTCTGTTAGTAAAGGGAAAGAAAGCCTCCTTATCCCTGTACAAACAGAG GTCATGgactcttcagtagttaatcgTTGCCCACATCGTTCAGAGATACAAAGTATAGTGCTCTGTGAAACTGAAA GCCCTGGATACTTGGTGTTGGGAAGTGTAGATTGTTATGGTCATCTTATTGTCTCAAAATTAGATAGCAATG ATATTGATAGGCTCACATATTCAGTATTACCAAGGGACTCAGGTGTAGGAGAAGGTAGCTGGGCAGGGCTCTGTTTCAGTCCAAGACAATGGTCAATG GCAGCAGTAGCTCGTAACTTCTGCAAAACCATTGATGTCTATGATCAAGATATTCACTTACGAACTTTAAACAC ACTCTGGTATCCGTCCTCGTTGAGCTTTTTGCAGAATTCATGCCATGGGGATGAAAGTTCAATTTTAGCCATAGCTGAGGGGTGCCAG TTAACAATATGGGACTTGAGAATGAAAGAAAATGGGGGTTGTCTACAACGAATTTGTGGTTCTCTCGGTGATAATTTCTATGCTGTCTGCAGTTCCTCTACTGGTAATATCGCAGTGGGTGGTGCTGATCGTTCCGTGACCATATATGATCCTCGCAG ATGGGCAGCACTTTCGAGATGGATTAACTGTTCGAAGTATGAG ATAACTGGACTTGCATTTTCATCGTTGGACCCGAAGTACATGTATATTCAAGGGGTCGATTATGAG GTGTTCTGTGGAAATTGGGAAAAGACTGAAAAGGTTTTTTCATTTAGAGGAGATTCAAATTGGCTTGGCTTCACTAAG TGTTCGAACACTGATGTGCTGAGCGGATGGTGTGATTCGGGTAGCATCTTCGTGGCCGATGTTAGCCGCGCAAAAGAGGGAGAATCATGGAAGGTTTAG
- the LOC136200790 gene encoding uncharacterized protein isoform X3 translates to MLEARSLRKAIVPSSLIENPSPGNIQPTRLSLHVNEDSSSCWLYMASGSHVYKLQISMEDFSVSKGKESLLIPVQTEVMDSSVVNRCPHRSEIQSIVLCETESPGYLVLGSVDCYGHLIVSKLDSNGKDRIEVRNLGSHTVNISSFVYLQDIDRLTYSVLPRDSGVGEGSWAGLCFSPRQWSMAAVARNFCKTIDVYDQDIHLRTLNTLWYPSSLSFLQNSCHGDESSILAIAEGCQLTIWDLRMKENGGCLQRICGSLGDNFYAVCSSSTGNIAVGGADRSVTIYDPRRWAALSRWINCSKYEITGLAFSSLDPKYMYIQGVDYENNYRCSVEIGKRLKRFFHLEEIQIGLASLSVRTLMC, encoded by the exons ATGTTGGAGGCAAGAAGCCTGAGAAAGGCAATAGTTCCGTCATCTTTGATTGAGAATCCTTCCCCTGGTAATATCCAGCCTACGCGCCTTTCCCTCCAT GTTAATGAGGATTCTTCTTCTTGTTGGCTCTACATGGCTTCTGGTTCACACGTCTATAAGCTCCAG ATTTCGATGGAAGATTTTTCTGTTAGTAAAGGGAAAGAAAGCCTCCTTATCCCTGTACAAACAGAG GTCATGgactcttcagtagttaatcgTTGCCCACATCGTTCAGAGATACAAAGTATAGTGCTCTGTGAAACTGAAA GCCCTGGATACTTGGTGTTGGGAAGTGTAGATTGTTATGGTCATCTTATTGTCTCAAAATTAGATAGCAATGGTAAAG ATAGAATTGAAGTTAGGAACTTGGGATCGCACACGGTCAACATCAGCTCTTTTGTTTATTTGCAAG ATATTGATAGGCTCACATATTCAGTATTACCAAGGGACTCAGGTGTAGGAGAAGGTAGCTGGGCAGGGCTCTGTTTCAGTCCAAGACAATGGTCAATG GCAGCAGTAGCTCGTAACTTCTGCAAAACCATTGATGTCTATGATCAAGATATTCACTTACGAACTTTAAACAC ACTCTGGTATCCGTCCTCGTTGAGCTTTTTGCAGAATTCATGCCATGGGGATGAAAGTTCAATTTTAGCCATAGCTGAGGGGTGCCAG TTAACAATATGGGACTTGAGAATGAAAGAAAATGGGGGTTGTCTACAACGAATTTGTGGTTCTCTCGGTGATAATTTCTATGCTGTCTGCAGTTCCTCTACTGGTAATATCGCAGTGGGTGGTGCTGATCGTTCCGTGACCATATATGATCCTCGCAG ATGGGCAGCACTTTCGAGATGGATTAACTGTTCGAAGTATGAG ATAACTGGACTTGCATTTTCATCGTTGGACCCGAAGTACATGTATATTCAAGGGGTCGATTATGAG AATAATTACAGGTGTTCTGTGGAAATTGGGAAAAGACTGAAAAGGTTTTTTCATTTAGAGGAGATTCAAATTGGCTTGGCTTCACTAAG TGTTCGAACACTGATGTGCTGA